One genomic window of Desulfobacterales bacterium includes the following:
- the lysA gene encoding diaminopimelate decarboxylase has translation MPMFEDFKKDLFPIVKDIADHFGTPFHIYDEKGIYNTGENLKKEFSDIKGGFTEYFAVKALPNTTILEIMKNMGFGFDCSSIPELAMSRMIGARGSDIMFTSNNTKKEEFEAAMADGGSIINLDDITFLQKLPKIPELICFRYNPGHRRTGNSIIGNPVEAKYGVSHDQIIDAYREAIKLGIKQFGLHTMLVSNEIQYEYMIETAKMLIDLAEDISKNLGIKFEFINIGGGLGIPYRPEQNRLDLKAMAKGIKSIFNEFNDRNGYCPKLFIESGRYMTGPHGVLVTKAINRKSIYRNYVGVDACMSSLMRPAIYGAYHHISVLGKDENADQEIVDIVGALCENNDKFAVQRKVPVIKEEDLIIIHDTGAHGYAMGFNYNGRLRPKELLLKSDGSVELIRREETLEDYLATLNFKPKTLKLN, from the coding sequence ATGCCAATGTTTGAAGACTTTAAGAAGGATTTATTTCCAATAGTAAAAGATATAGCTGATCATTTTGGAACACCTTTTCATATATATGATGAAAAGGGCATTTATAATACAGGAGAAAATTTAAAAAAAGAATTCTCTGATATTAAAGGCGGTTTTACTGAATATTTTGCTGTAAAAGCACTGCCAAATACAACAATTCTTGAAATAATGAAAAATATGGGTTTTGGGTTTGATTGCAGCTCTATTCCTGAACTCGCTATGAGCCGTATGATTGGAGCGAGAGGATCGGATATAATGTTTACATCTAATAATACGAAAAAAGAAGAATTTGAAGCAGCAATGGCGGATGGAGGTAGCATTATCAACCTTGATGATATTACTTTTCTTCAAAAATTGCCTAAAATACCTGAATTAATTTGTTTTAGATATAATCCTGGACATAGAAGAACAGGTAATTCTATAATAGGTAATCCTGTTGAAGCAAAATATGGAGTTTCCCATGACCAAATAATAGACGCTTATAGAGAGGCAATAAAATTAGGCATAAAACAATTCGGGCTTCATACTATGCTTGTATCTAATGAGATTCAATATGAATATATGATAGAAACCGCTAAAATGCTCATTGATCTTGCCGAAGATATTTCCAAAAATCTCGGAATAAAATTCGAATTCATAAATATAGGCGGAGGTCTTGGTATTCCATACAGGCCAGAACAAAATCGACTTGATCTTAAAGCTATGGCTAAAGGCATAAAATCTATTTTTAACGAATTTAACGATAGAAATGGCTATTGTCCTAAACTTTTTATAGAAAGCGGCCGTTATATGACAGGACCCCATGGAGTTCTTGTTACAAAAGCGATCAATAGAAAAAGTATATATAGAAATTATGTTGGAGTTGACGCATGTATGTCATCTCTTATGAGACCTGCAATTTATGGGGCTTACCATCATATAAGTGTTCTTGGAAAAGATGAAAATGCTGATCAAGAAATTGTAGATATAGTTGGGGCTTTATGCGAAAATAATGATAAATTTGCAGTTCAAAGAAAAGTTCCTGTCATAAAAGAAGAAGATTTAATTATAATTCACGATACAGGTGCTCATGGCTATGCAATGGGCTTTAATTATAATGGAAGACTTAGACCAAAAGAATTACTTTTAAAATCAGATGGATCGGTTGAGTTAATTAGAAGGGAGGAAACCTTAGAAGATTATTTGGCGACCTTAAATTTTAAGCCAAAAACGCTAAAACTTAATTAA
- the asd gene encoding aspartate-semialdehyde dehydrogenase, protein MLKVGIIGWRGMVGSVLMGRMKEEDDFKFFEPFFFSTTQAGQKGPDIGKDTPLVDDASKPELLKKMDILVSCQGGDYTKQIYPVLRKDGWTGYWIDAASALRMGKNSIIVLDPVNRHVIKNGLNSGIKDYIGGNCTVSLMLMAIGELFKKEYIEWMTTMTYQAASGAGAKNMTELVKQMAVIGNASESLINDPSLSILDLDRKVSETIRDNNFPIDNFGAPLAGSLIPWIDSPLENGQTREEWKGYAETNKILQTVKPIPIDGLCVRIGAMRCHSQAVTIKLTKDIPIDEIKDIIKTSNEWVQVVENTKAETLKDLTPASVSGTLKVPVGRIRKLNVGNEYLTAFTVGDQLLWGAAEPIRRILRIVIEHLNK, encoded by the coding sequence ATGTTAAAGGTTGGAATAATTGGATGGCGTGGTATGGTTGGGTCTGTTCTCATGGGAAGAATGAAAGAAGAAGATGATTTTAAATTTTTTGAACCCTTCTTTTTTTCAACCACTCAAGCGGGACAAAAAGGCCCTGACATTGGGAAGGATACACCTTTAGTTGACGATGCTTCTAAGCCTGAACTCTTAAAAAAAATGGATATTTTAGTAAGCTGCCAAGGTGGTGATTATACTAAGCAAATATATCCTGTTTTACGAAAAGACGGTTGGACAGGTTATTGGATAGATGCTGCTTCAGCTTTAAGAATGGGAAAAAACAGTATAATTGTGCTTGATCCTGTAAACCGCCATGTAATTAAAAATGGATTAAATTCAGGGATAAAAGATTATATCGGCGGAAACTGCACAGTAAGCCTTATGCTAATGGCTATTGGGGAATTATTTAAAAAAGAATATATAGAATGGATGACAACCATGACGTATCAAGCCGCATCTGGTGCAGGCGCTAAAAATATGACAGAACTTGTAAAACAAATGGCTGTTATTGGAAATGCATCCGAATCGTTAATTAATGACCCATCGTTATCTATTCTGGATCTCGACAGAAAAGTTTCAGAAACTATCAGGGATAATAACTTTCCTATTGATAATTTTGGAGCTCCCCTTGCTGGAAGTTTAATTCCTTGGATAGATAGCCCATTGGAAAATGGTCAAACTCGTGAAGAATGGAAAGGATATGCTGAAACAAATAAAATTCTGCAAACGGTAAAACCTATTCCAATAGACGGTTTATGTGTTAGGATAGGAGCTATGCGATGTCACAGTCAAGCGGTTACTATTAAACTAACAAAAGATATCCCTATTGATGAAATAAAAGATATAATAAAGACATCAAATGAATGGGTTCAAGTAGTTGAAAATACAAAAGCAGAAACTTTAAAAGATCTTACACCAGCTTCTGTGTCAGGTACCCTTAAAGTTCCTGTAGGAAGAATAAGAAAACTTAATGTTGGAAATGAATACTTAACCGCTTTTACAGTCGGAGATCAACTACTATGGGGAGCTGCTGAACCTATAAGAAGGATTCTTAGAATTGTAATTGAGCATTTGAATAAATAG
- a CDS encoding cobyric acid synthase: MSLQTKKIMFLGTGSDVGKSVVSTAFCRIFKNKGFNVAPFKAQNMSNNSYVTFEGGEIGRAQAVQAEAAGLIPSVNMNPILLKPSSEMGAQVIVCGKVYKNMSARLYYDFKAEMKEQVLQSFNNLTNIHDVIVMEGAGSCCEVNLRQNDIVNFDMALSVNAPVIIIADIDRGGVFAQIIGTMELISEKERNLVAGFIINKFRGDPSLFDDGITYIEQKTKKPVLGLVPFYQGIHIDMEDSMSLETSRSQTIPSKEGIHIAVVLLKHISNFTDIQALDSEPDVNVKWLESPENLLDFDAVIIPGSKSVIHDMLQLDSSGWTGALRTYAEKKRGMIIGLCGGFQILGKEIRDPLNLEGGHKTAKGLGLLDVITELESTKTVKRSDGKDKLFNANVSGYEIHMGKTALGVEAIPFVYIDGNPDGAISRDGMVFGTYLHGLFDSGEFRQQFLEKIASDNQLAMNPNIKRLDFWNFKEENYNLLADHFLRYTKVKEIINIMETHQ, from the coding sequence ATGAGCTTACAAACAAAAAAAATTATGTTTTTAGGAACAGGATCAGATGTTGGCAAAAGCGTTGTTTCTACAGCTTTTTGTCGTATTTTTAAAAACAAGGGCTTTAACGTAGCTCCATTTAAAGCTCAAAATATGTCAAATAATTCATACGTTACCTTTGAAGGAGGAGAAATTGGCAGAGCGCAGGCTGTACAGGCTGAGGCTGCTGGATTGATTCCATCGGTAAATATGAATCCGATTTTATTGAAACCATCGAGTGAAATGGGCGCTCAAGTTATTGTTTGCGGAAAAGTATATAAAAATATGTCAGCAAGATTATATTATGATTTTAAAGCCGAGATGAAAGAACAGGTACTTCAAAGTTTTAATAATCTTACAAACATTCATGATGTTATAGTTATGGAAGGCGCTGGGTCATGCTGTGAAGTTAATCTAAGGCAGAATGATATTGTGAATTTTGATATGGCACTAAGCGTCAATGCGCCAGTTATAATTATAGCTGATATAGATAGGGGAGGGGTATTTGCTCAAATTATTGGAACAATGGAACTTATTTCTGAAAAAGAACGTAATCTTGTAGCAGGCTTTATCATAAATAAATTTAGAGGAGATCCTTCGCTATTTGATGACGGCATAACTTATATTGAACAGAAAACAAAAAAGCCTGTTTTAGGCTTAGTTCCTTTTTATCAAGGCATTCATATTGATATGGAAGACAGTATGTCGTTAGAAACTTCACGCTCTCAAACAATTCCTTCAAAAGAAGGTATTCACATTGCAGTGGTTTTGCTTAAGCATATTTCTAATTTTACGGATATACAGGCATTGGACAGTGAGCCAGATGTCAATGTGAAATGGTTGGAATCCCCAGAAAATTTATTAGATTTTGATGCAGTTATCATTCCTGGCAGTAAAAGCGTTATTCATGATATGCTTCAGTTAGATTCATCAGGATGGACTGGTGCTCTAAGAACGTATGCAGAAAAAAAAAGGGGGATGATTATTGGATTATGCGGAGGGTTTCAAATTTTAGGAAAAGAAATCCGTGATCCTTTAAATTTAGAAGGTGGACATAAAACCGCAAAAGGACTTGGTTTATTAGATGTTATAACTGAACTTGAATCAACAAAAACAGTTAAACGTTCAGATGGAAAAGATAAATTATTTAATGCAAATGTATCAGGATATGAAATCCATATGGGCAAAACTGCGTTAGGCGTTGAAGCAATTCCTTTTGTTTATATCGATGGAAATCCAGATGGAGCTATATCTCGTGATGGTATGGTTTTTGGCACATATCTGCACGGTCTTTTTGATTCAGGAGAATTTAGACAACAATTTTTAGAAAAAATAGCTTCAGATAATCAGCTTGCAATGAATCCTAATATTAAAAGATTAGATTTTTGGAATTTTAAAGAAGAAAATTATAATTTATTAGCCGATCATTTTCTTAGATATACGAAAGTTAAAGAAATTATAAATATTATGGAAACACATCAATAA
- a CDS encoding Uma2 family endonuclease produces the protein MHALKISKDEKYTYADYLNWPDSICCEIIDGKIFDMSPAPTDTHQLISWELSRQIGNFLINTQCQGRYAPFDVRFPEGIKDNKEIIDVVQPDIVVICDTDKIDEQGCHGAPEFIIEILSPSTSKKDRELKFKLYEKNCVKEYWMINPINKTVIINILEDNKKYRSINLKAQNQIEVGVLKSLKIDFDLIFKK, from the coding sequence ATGCACGCTTTAAAAATTAGCAAAGATGAAAAATATACCTATGCAGATTACTTAAACTGGCCGGACAGTATATGTTGCGAAATTATTGATGGAAAAATTTTTGATATGAGTCCTGCTCCTACTGATACGCACCAACTGATTTCTTGGGAATTATCACGACAAATAGGAAATTTTTTAATCAATACTCAATGTCAAGGCCGTTACGCTCCATTTGATGTTCGGTTTCCTGAAGGAATAAAAGATAACAAAGAAATTATAGATGTTGTTCAGCCAGATATTGTTGTTATTTGCGATACAGATAAAATTGATGAACAGGGATGTCATGGCGCTCCTGAATTTATCATTGAAATTCTTTCACCTTCCACGAGTAAAAAAGATCGTGAACTTAAATTTAAACTTTATGAAAAAAATTGTGTTAAAGAATATTGGATGATTAATCCTATCAATAAAACTGTAATTATCAATATTCTTGAGGATAATAAAAAATATAGGTCAATCAATTTGAAAGCTCAAAACCAAATCGAAGTGGGAGTATTGAAAAGTCTTAAAATTGATTTTGATTTAATTTTTAAGAAATAG